One window of the Deltaproteobacteria bacterium PRO3 genome contains the following:
- a CDS encoding restriction endonuclease: protein MGNLLIVILFTFLFSIFLIYLIQKTSKRPETAEEKIPIDPGLQHLNLDQFFAICCELLEKMGLRILNSYRTEDNEIDIFAENPEPIVGGPFLAHLILYPEGAQVSSAEVQNFASNLIGERRGKGILMTTGFFAPDVAMLPELPPMEMIDGKRLAELMKHYGITAPTPERA from the coding sequence ATGGGCAATCTGCTGATCGTCATCCTTTTCACCTTCCTCTTCAGTATATTTCTCATCTATTTGATCCAAAAGACCTCGAAGCGCCCTGAGACCGCCGAAGAGAAAATCCCCATCGATCCCGGCCTGCAACACCTGAATCTCGACCAGTTTTTCGCGATCTGTTGCGAGTTATTGGAAAAAATGGGACTTCGCATCCTCAACAGCTACCGCACCGAGGACAACGAGATCGACATCTTCGCGGAAAACCCCGAACCCATCGTCGGCGGGCCCTTCCTGGCCCACCTGATCCTCTATCCCGAGGGCGCCCAGGTGAGCAGCGCGGAGGTCCAGAACTTCGCCTCCAACCTGATCGGCGAGCGCCGCGGCAAGGGCATCCTGATGACCACCGGCTTTTTCGCGCCCGACGTCGCGATGCTGCCCGAGCTCCCTCCCATGGAAATGATCGACGGCAAGCGTCTCGCCGAGCTGATGAAGCACTACGGCATCACGGCGCCGACGCCCGAGCGGGCTTAA
- a CDS encoding cytochrome c biogenesis protein ResB yields MKSVLSKIGRALFGFLSSLKLAVIVILSLAAVLAVGTFYESLHDTDTAKHYVYGTWWFTAILGVLGINVLFAALSRWPWKRHHIGFLVTHLGILILLAGSLLTLIEGYEGQMILAEGETGKKMTIKEAQLFFYDVDLGKLEQKPAEFRFDPPDAKRPWTARVLGDVEARVDDFIPNAAEDIRVEADNSLDNPALEIKISGSRTTMQEWVFAREFERQRLNLGPATVAYLELPDLASFRRLLKEPEAFAGPALWLEGEWIPVKPNLNQPLKTRAGTLTLKNYLSNAAVDPNGLRSVDSERVNPALTLTLETPAGGERHTVFAKFPMLPTVHGEVNSKLRPRLYDFPPDWNASDNALALVRLENGEHYYALKSGGAWREISPLALDKPVATGWMDFDFSVVQDTPRARIEKVYRKVSVPKGKEGPPSAVRLTLANGQAQREFWLGRGESRDVDLGPRRLKVAYGLKSKPVGFELRLDDFRMGTYEGTKDPSSYESQVTLIDREAQVQDSRLIAMNQPLEYGKYKLFQASYQLNPGGPDYSVLAVAYDPGIFLKYLGSLVMCTGIALMFWFKPMFVQKRIAARKAQASSATAGLSPEIPMEKTP; encoded by the coding sequence ATGAAGTCTGTTTTATCGAAAATCGGTCGCGCCCTGTTCGGCTTCCTGTCCTCGCTCAAGCTGGCCGTCATCGTGATCCTTTCCCTCGCCGCGGTGCTTGCCGTCGGCACTTTCTACGAGTCGCTCCACGACACCGACACCGCCAAGCATTACGTCTACGGCACCTGGTGGTTCACCGCCATCCTCGGTGTCCTGGGGATCAACGTCCTGTTTGCGGCCCTCTCGCGCTGGCCCTGGAAGCGCCACCACATCGGCTTTTTGGTCACCCACCTGGGCATCCTGATCCTGCTCGCCGGCTCCCTGCTCACCCTGATCGAAGGCTACGAGGGGCAGATGATCCTCGCGGAGGGCGAAACCGGAAAGAAGATGACGATCAAGGAGGCCCAGCTCTTCTTCTACGACGTCGACTTGGGCAAGCTCGAGCAGAAGCCCGCCGAGTTCCGTTTCGACCCTCCCGACGCCAAGCGGCCCTGGACGGCCCGGGTGCTGGGCGACGTCGAGGCCCGCGTCGACGACTTCATCCCCAACGCGGCCGAGGACATCCGCGTCGAGGCCGACAATTCCCTCGACAATCCGGCGCTCGAAATCAAGATCAGCGGTTCGCGGACCACCATGCAGGAGTGGGTCTTCGCCCGCGAGTTCGAGCGGCAGCGCCTCAACCTGGGGCCCGCGACCGTCGCCTATCTCGAGCTCCCCGACTTGGCCTCCTTCCGCCGCCTCTTGAAAGAGCCCGAGGCCTTCGCCGGTCCGGCCCTGTGGCTGGAGGGGGAGTGGATCCCGGTGAAACCCAACCTGAACCAACCTTTGAAAACGCGCGCCGGCACGCTCACTCTCAAAAATTACCTCTCCAACGCCGCGGTCGACCCCAACGGGCTGCGCAGCGTCGATTCCGAGCGCGTCAACCCCGCGCTCACCCTGACGCTTGAGACCCCGGCGGGCGGGGAGCGCCATACCGTCTTCGCCAAGTTTCCGATGCTGCCGACGGTGCACGGCGAGGTGAACTCCAAGCTGCGGCCGCGACTCTATGACTTCCCGCCCGACTGGAACGCCTCCGACAACGCCCTCGCCCTGGTCCGCCTCGAGAACGGCGAGCACTACTACGCCCTCAAGTCGGGCGGGGCTTGGCGCGAGATCTCGCCTTTGGCTTTGGACAAACCGGTGGCCACGGGTTGGATGGATTTCGACTTCTCCGTGGTCCAAGACACCCCCCGCGCGCGCATCGAGAAGGTCTACCGCAAGGTCTCCGTTCCCAAGGGCAAGGAAGGGCCGCCCTCGGCCGTCCGGCTCACGCTCGCCAATGGGCAAGCGCAGCGGGAGTTTTGGCTGGGGCGAGGGGAGAGCCGCGACGTCGATCTGGGCCCGCGCCGCCTCAAGGTTGCCTACGGCCTGAAGAGCAAGCCGGTCGGCTTCGAGCTGCGCCTCGACGATTTCCGCATGGGCACCTACGAGGGGACCAAGGACCCGTCCAGCTACGAGAGTCAGGTGACCCTGATCGACCGCGAGGCCCAGGTGCAGGACTCCCGGCTCATCGCCATGAACCAACCCCTCGAGTACGGGAAGTACAAGCTCTTCCAGGCCAGTTACCAGCTCAACCCCGGCGGCCCCGACTATTCGGTCTTGGCCGTCGCCTATGACCCCGGGATCTTTCTGAAGTACCTCGGCTCGCTCGTGATGTGCACGGGCATCGCCCTGATGTTTTGGTTCAAACCCATGTTCGTTCAAAAACGGATCGCGGCGCGCAAAGCGCAGGCCTCCTCCGCGACCGCCGGGCTCAGTCCCGAGATTCCGATGGAGAAAACGCCATGA
- a CDS encoding phosphopyruvate hydratase: MASSKIRSLHAREILDSRGNPTVEVEAVLEDGTIGRAAVPSGASTGEYEAIELRDAEPKRFLGKGVRRAVENVSGPIAQALAGQDALRQDAVDRLMLELDGCENKGRLGANAILGASMAVCRAAAQHQGKWLYEHIAALFGVQPEVLPTPMMNILNGGQHADNNVDFQEFMILPVSAPSFREALRCGAEVFHQLKKVLGEKGYATSVGDEGGFAPNLGSNREAVDLICAAVERAGYRVGADVLLGLDVASSEFFKNGRYRLEGEGGQELDAEGLISLYADWTARYPIVSIEDGLDQNDWEGWKSLTRKLGGKIQLVGDDLFVTNPKRLARGIEAKAGNAILVKVNQIGTLTETLEAIRLAKQAGFAAVISHRSGETEDSTIADLAVGTNAGQIKTGSLSRSDRTAKYNQLLRIEERLGGKARYLGGQVLAGRRT; this comes from the coding sequence ATGGCCTCCTCGAAAATTCGCAGCCTCCACGCCCGGGAAATCCTCGACTCCCGCGGCAACCCCACCGTCGAGGTCGAGGCCGTCCTCGAGGACGGCACGATCGGGCGGGCCGCCGTGCCCTCGGGCGCTTCGACGGGCGAATACGAGGCCATCGAGCTGCGCGACGCCGAGCCCAAGCGCTTCCTGGGCAAGGGCGTGCGCCGCGCGGTCGAGAATGTCTCGGGCCCCATCGCCCAGGCCCTCGCAGGGCAAGACGCCCTCCGGCAAGATGCGGTGGATAGGCTCATGCTCGAGCTGGACGGCTGCGAGAACAAGGGACGCCTCGGCGCCAACGCCATCCTCGGCGCCTCGATGGCGGTCTGCCGGGCCGCCGCCCAGCACCAGGGGAAGTGGCTCTACGAGCACATCGCGGCCCTGTTCGGCGTCCAGCCCGAGGTCCTGCCGACCCCGATGATGAACATCCTCAACGGCGGGCAGCACGCCGATAACAACGTCGACTTCCAAGAGTTCATGATTTTGCCGGTGTCGGCGCCGAGCTTCCGCGAGGCCCTGCGCTGCGGCGCCGAGGTCTTCCACCAGCTCAAAAAGGTCCTGGGCGAGAAGGGCTACGCGACCTCGGTGGGCGACGAGGGCGGCTTCGCCCCCAACCTCGGCTCCAACCGAGAGGCGGTGGACCTGATCTGCGCCGCCGTTGAGCGCGCCGGCTACCGGGTCGGGGCCGACGTCCTGCTCGGCCTCGATGTCGCGAGCTCCGAGTTTTTCAAGAACGGCCGTTACCGCCTCGAAGGGGAGGGCGGCCAAGAGCTCGACGCCGAGGGCCTGATCAGCCTCTACGCGGACTGGACCGCGCGCTACCCGATCGTCAGCATCGAGGACGGCCTCGACCAAAACGACTGGGAGGGATGGAAGTCCCTCACCCGGAAGCTGGGCGGGAAGATCCAGCTGGTCGGCGACGACCTCTTCGTCACCAATCCCAAGCGCCTGGCCCGGGGCATCGAGGCGAAGGCGGGCAACGCCATCCTCGTGAAGGTGAACCAGATCGGCACCCTCACCGAGACGCTCGAGGCCATCCGCCTGGCCAAGCAGGCCGGCTTCGCCGCCGTCATCTCGCACCGCTCGGGGGAGACCGAGGACAGCACCATCGCCGACTTGGCGGTCGGCACCAACGCCGGGCAGATCAAGACGGGCTCGCTCTCCCGCAGCGACCGCACGGCCAAGTACAATCAATTGCTGCGAATCGAAGAACGTTTGGGAGGGAAGGCCCGTTATCTGGGGGGCCAAGTGTTGGCGGGGCGCCGTACTTAG